The proteins below come from a single Malus domestica chromosome 03, GDT2T_hap1 genomic window:
- the LOC139194747 gene encoding probable LRR receptor-like serine/threonine-protein kinase At3g47570 produces MPAAKRKDARSPERKDAQPQERKNEKNLPPLMNKIEDLQTEAMVFGALAITHTNFSTDQSALLALKAQITSDAQNILTANWSSASNPDICNWVGVTCGARHHRVTALNLSSMDFAGVIPPHLGNLSFLVKLDLKNNSFHGPLPQELSRLRR; encoded by the exons ATGCCG GCAGCGAAGAGGAAAGATGCGCGATCGCCGGAGAGGAAGGATGCGCAGCCACAGGAGAGGAAGAATGAGAAGAATTTGCCGCCATTGATGAACAAGATCGAAGATCTGCAGACGGAAGCTATGGTGTTTG GTGCATTAGCAATAACTCATACCAATTTCAGCACAGATCAGTCTGCGCTTCTTGCTCTCAAAGCTCAAATCACTAGTGACGCTCAAAACATCTTGACCGCCAACTGGTCTTCTGCCTCCAATCCCGACATTTGCAACTGGGTTGGTGTTACCTGCGGTGCTCGCCACCATAGAGTCACGGCCTTAAATCTCTCGTCCATGGATTTTGCCGGGGTTATTCCTCCGCATCTAGGCAACCTCTCATTTCTCGTTAAGTTGGACCTTAAGAATAATAGTTTTCATGGTCCCCTACCCCAAGAATTGTCTCGTTTGCGCCGGTAG